In Marinobacter salsuginis, one DNA window encodes the following:
- a CDS encoding GGDEF domain-containing protein: MERVNHLANYEPAQERRPQFWRLAMRCAQIAGTVDVIFFFLFHALGSPILAWVNVVSVAMYAGAYYALKYQRNKIAVVLIWAEVLGHAGLGIVLIGWESGFHYYLLMFIPAICVSASRRWAVYALLALWGYYIALDVLMWYVEPLQPIPQTALHIVHLFNLSVVFAMFSYLASYYLRMVVTAQRKLREMATTDSLTGLFNRRHMTYLAEKEVARFRRSGHPVGFLLLDVDHFKSINDAYGHEAGDRVLGFVADVIREELRAQDLIGRWGGEEFLVILPDTDSINARASAERIRNAFLAKDWSAITGGDADVTISVGVSELRSGEDLSAAVSRADEALYRGKTAGRNRVELETI, translated from the coding sequence ATGGAACGGGTAAACCATCTCGCGAATTATGAGCCTGCGCAGGAGCGCAGACCCCAGTTCTGGCGTCTGGCCATGCGGTGTGCCCAGATTGCCGGAACTGTGGACGTTATCTTTTTCTTTCTTTTCCATGCCTTGGGGTCGCCGATTCTGGCGTGGGTTAATGTGGTCAGTGTGGCCATGTACGCCGGTGCCTATTACGCACTCAAATACCAAAGGAACAAGATTGCGGTCGTACTTATCTGGGCAGAAGTGTTGGGCCATGCTGGACTCGGTATTGTCCTGATCGGTTGGGAGAGCGGATTCCACTACTACCTTCTGATGTTCATACCTGCGATTTGTGTGTCCGCGTCCCGAAGATGGGCGGTCTATGCACTGTTGGCCCTGTGGGGGTATTACATCGCCCTGGATGTCCTGATGTGGTACGTGGAGCCATTGCAGCCGATTCCGCAAACGGCTCTGCACATCGTCCATTTGTTCAACCTGAGTGTGGTCTTTGCCATGTTCAGTTACCTGGCTTCCTACTACCTCAGGATGGTAGTGACGGCCCAGCGCAAACTTCGGGAAATGGCGACAACGGATTCCCTGACCGGACTTTTCAACCGGCGTCATATGACTTATCTGGCTGAGAAGGAAGTGGCTCGATTCCGGCGCAGTGGTCACCCGGTTGGATTTCTGCTGCTGGATGTCGATCATTTCAAGTCAATCAACGATGCCTATGGCCATGAAGCCGGCGACCGGGTATTGGGCTTTGTTGCCGATGTGATTAGAGAGGAGCTTCGGGCCCAGGATCTGATCGGTAGATGGGGTGGTGAGGAGTTCCTGGTGATACTCCCTGACACGGATTCCATCAACGCGCGCGCAAGTGCGGAGCGGATACGAAATGCGTTTTTGGCCAAGGACTGGAGCGCAATTACTGGCGGTGATGCCGATGTTACGATCAGTGTCGGCGTGAGCGAGTTGCGATCCGGCGAGGACCTGAGTGCGG
- a CDS encoding SDR family oxidoreductase, whose protein sequence is MSENSIVVITGANRGIGLELARLYASRGCSVIGVCREASPELKEVAARIIDRVDVTTDEGMARLVAGLEGEHIDLLINNAGLLKDEKLGSIDFDSIRTQMEINAYAPLRVAEALVDQIPSGGKIANITSRMGSIADNDSGGRYGYRASKAALNAFGKSLAMDLKPRGIAVAQLHPGYVKTRMVNFGGLITPEESARGLAERIDGLSIENTGSFWHSNGEELPW, encoded by the coding sequence ATGTCGGAGAATTCCATTGTTGTGATCACCGGAGCAAACCGGGGCATTGGTCTGGAACTTGCCCGGCTGTACGCAAGCCGCGGCTGCTCGGTGATCGGTGTGTGTCGGGAAGCTTCGCCGGAGTTGAAAGAGGTCGCGGCGCGGATCATTGACAGAGTTGATGTGACGACTGATGAGGGCATGGCAAGACTCGTGGCCGGACTGGAAGGCGAGCACATCGACCTGCTGATCAATAATGCCGGTCTGCTTAAGGATGAGAAGCTGGGCAGCATCGACTTTGATTCCATTCGAACGCAGATGGAAATAAACGCCTATGCCCCGCTTAGGGTGGCTGAAGCGCTGGTTGACCAGATTCCCTCGGGAGGCAAAATCGCCAACATTACCAGCCGCATGGGCTCTATCGCAGACAATGACTCAGGCGGCCGCTACGGGTACCGCGCCTCCAAGGCAGCGCTCAATGCCTTCGGCAAGTCCCTGGCGATGGATCTGAAGCCCCGGGGTATCGCCGTGGCACAATTGCATCCGGGCTACGTTAAAACCCGCATGGTGAATTTTGGCGGGTTGATCACTCCTGAGGAATCGGCGAGAGGGCTAGCTGAACGCATCGATGGCCTGAGCATCGAGAACACCGGGTCATTCTGGCATAGCAACGGCGAAGAACTGCCCTGGTGA